One Fuerstiella marisgermanici DNA window includes the following coding sequences:
- a CDS encoding WapI family immunity protein: MYDSSVVQITVRRPTVMQLLIGSEAGDHVIFNVGDVDYTDGCDWVPCTLDIAAGAWRGTLDVSLITRDFAPFRTQLQSLYNTLDGSARFDTTERQIELECTANNLGHITVSGVVDDQVCDGNRLTFSFSLDQSYLPAVISQMQAIEATFKPYPPVAQHLYVVISQVARIFIGERSCSFFVGEFFALQLATTYPCWFHVRGFPVPFAAGRFLTKSRSAFRWKAGCFKHLFVFKPKTTGTAVRRSASHHRVHHTQCVSKRPPDGFVFCYAVVDGVLRSGAQKLLWARSSVIHEVVGLTLCCKRVQLWGDSTARQPGSGKFQTGLRV, encoded by the coding sequence ATGTACGACAGCTCTGTCGTACAGATAACCGTTAGGCGACCTACCGTAATGCAACTCCTGATCGGCTCCGAGGCTGGTGACCACGTCATCTTCAACGTTGGAGACGTAGACTACACCGATGGTTGCGATTGGGTACCTTGCACGCTTGACATTGCCGCTGGTGCGTGGCGCGGCACACTTGACGTTTCGCTGATCACGCGGGACTTCGCGCCGTTCCGTACGCAGCTTCAGTCACTCTACAACACTCTCGATGGCTCGGCACGCTTCGACACTACCGAACGCCAGATCGAACTCGAATGCACGGCGAACAACCTTGGCCATATAACGGTTTCTGGCGTGGTTGACGATCAGGTGTGCGACGGTAATCGCCTGACGTTTTCGTTCTCGCTCGACCAATCATATTTACCTGCGGTCATTTCCCAAATGCAGGCAATTGAGGCAACGTTCAAACCATATCCACCGGTCGCCCAACATCTGTATGTCGTGATAAGTCAAGTAGCGCGTATTTTTATCGGGGAAAGAAGTTGTAGTTTTTTTGTTGGAGAGTTTTTTGCCCTCCAACTTGCTACGACTTATCCTTGTTGGTTTCACGTTCGAGGTTTTCCCGTTCCGTTTGCTGCGGGGCGTTTCTTAACGAAGTCTCGCTCAGCGTTCCGTTGGAAAGCTGGCTGCTTCAAACATCTGTTCGTGTTCAAACCGAAGACGACGGGCACAGCCGTTCGGCGGTCAGCTTCGCACCACAGAGTGCATCACACGCAATGCGTGTCTAAGCGGCCGCCAGACGGTTTTGTGTTTTGTTATGCGGTTGTCGACGGTGTTCTCCGTTCCGGAGCACAGAAACTGTTATGGGCTCGATCGTCGGTCATTCATGAAGTTGTTGGGCTCACGCTGTGTTGCAAGCGCGTCCAGTTGTGGGGTGACTCGACGGCGAGGCAGCCGGGATCAGGGAAATTTCAAACGGGTCTCCGTGTGTGA
- the xerA gene encoding site-specific tyrosine recombinase/integron integrase, with the protein MSSHSAPAPKSRKYLNGQPWKKAAGQNCPRESVEDHLDAEYAVVDLSRDPPAESLVKATIREMRIRFYQPNTIKAYRSALVSFLRWHRGRLDQITKEDIREYLDLLVTGGASSSHVSVTLSALRTTFDKFCLLRCTVGLVTPRKPKRLPVVLSQQEVQRLISSATSFRDKLLISVLYATGLRVSEVARLRWADLDFDRRQVRVEGGKGRKDRYVMLAEHLIPLLRQVWRFTKGEGYLFPAEGKRTTDRHLSPRTIERAVEKARTLSGITKHATPHSMRHSFATHLIEAGTDIRFIQKLLGHTNLETTSLYAKVATTVTSNVGSPFDKMHDQQPGPANATPQGPSSPSVGTMKIVVEDVPDAAGSRRVYLGISHGLHHIPLPGITVCQPRPGWINLQIPPVESWQAALAQLTAAERSRIAQPEFYEVLKTQIARRMPRETG; encoded by the coding sequence ATGTCATCGCACTCTGCCCCCGCACCCAAATCCCGCAAGTATCTAAACGGTCAGCCGTGGAAAAAAGCGGCAGGGCAAAACTGCCCGCGTGAATCCGTAGAAGATCACCTTGACGCGGAATACGCCGTTGTCGACCTGTCCCGCGATCCACCGGCTGAGAGTCTGGTGAAGGCGACGATTCGTGAAATGCGAATTCGCTTCTATCAGCCGAACACGATCAAGGCTTATCGTTCGGCACTGGTTAGTTTTCTGCGCTGGCATCGAGGGCGACTTGACCAGATCACGAAAGAAGATATTCGCGAATATCTCGATTTGCTTGTCACTGGCGGCGCTTCTTCGTCTCACGTCAGCGTCACACTATCGGCTCTGCGTACCACGTTCGACAAATTCTGCCTGCTGCGCTGCACGGTCGGTTTGGTCACACCGCGTAAACCGAAACGGCTGCCGGTTGTCCTGTCTCAACAGGAAGTGCAACGGCTGATCTCTTCGGCCACTTCATTTCGCGACAAGCTTCTCATCAGTGTGCTGTACGCGACGGGACTGCGAGTCTCCGAAGTCGCTCGGCTGCGTTGGGCGGATCTGGATTTTGATCGGCGACAGGTTCGAGTCGAAGGGGGCAAGGGACGAAAGGACCGGTATGTGATGCTGGCCGAGCATTTGATTCCATTGCTGCGACAGGTGTGGCGATTTACAAAAGGCGAAGGCTATCTGTTTCCGGCAGAAGGCAAGCGCACAACCGACCGTCACCTGTCACCTCGTACTATCGAAAGAGCCGTTGAAAAAGCTCGCACACTTTCCGGCATCACCAAACACGCCACGCCGCACAGTATGCGTCACAGCTTTGCCACGCATCTAATCGAAGCCGGAACCGACATCCGGTTTATCCAAAAGCTGTTGGGCCACACAAACCTGGAAACGACGTCGCTGTATGCCAAAGTCGCGACCACGGTGACTTCTAACGTTGGCAGTCCATTCGACAAGATGCACGATCAGCAGCCCGGCCCCGCGAATGCAACACCTCAGGGGCCGTCCTCACCCAGCGTTGGAACGATGAAGATCGTGGTGGAAGACGTTCCCGATGCGGCGGGCAGTCGGCGAGTTTACCTGGGGATCAGTCACGGACTGCATCATATTCCGCTTCCCGGAATCACCGTTTGTCAACCGCGCCCCGGCTGGATCAACCTTCAGATCCCTCCGGTCGAATCGTGGCAGGCCGCGTTGGCACAATTGACTGCGGCGGAAAGAAGCCGAATTGCACAACCCGAATTCTACGAAGTGCTGAAGACACAAATCGCCCGTCGCATGCCTCGCGAAACGGGCTGA
- a CDS encoding transposase gives MFTDETRYRVWEQIRQHDLRAMTRLLPQSVLVQAGEKAGLQIVHSALALPNLVWLGVLSAVHSSQSFGSVLSLTVRLLDMSANGLPEPIAQVRKNRTRRQATRSKHDPRGKEVTEVTEEAFAQARKRMPATLWNVLIELLTERFEAEHQPLNQWKQFRLLALDGSTIRLPQYKSLAKHFGTAGNGKSRTVQARMVMLQLPFVRLPWRYELCRIDEGERTIAARLLNTVRRNDLVLMDQGFWSYGLFHQIQAAGASFAIRQHPSASMKTLRKLGPKERIVRWKTPTGPRWRQENLSESIDLRVINYQIKGFAPSAVVTNVLDSKRISRDDWIRMATESEPGRPLDRSVRLRVGLYHRRWEIETTFHEMKVHQGLERSLRSRTAESIRFEVAGHVVLYLLVRWLMVEAAQRAAPDGDPLGLSFKHALQELKTAWPLLLTSTPTAIGHRILPKLLKAIASHEVQWRPGRSFPRNTSSAAKKRKKQAPPNTRKTKQIQA, from the coding sequence ATGTTTACGGATGAGACGAGGTATCGGGTATGGGAACAGATTCGTCAACATGACTTGAGGGCGATGACTCGGCTGCTGCCGCAGTCGGTGTTGGTTCAGGCGGGTGAGAAGGCGGGGTTGCAAATTGTTCATTCGGCACTCGCACTTCCCAATCTTGTCTGGCTCGGAGTGCTTTCCGCTGTTCATTCCTCGCAGTCGTTTGGCAGCGTGCTGTCGCTGACCGTGCGTTTGCTGGATATGTCGGCGAATGGACTGCCGGAACCGATCGCCCAAGTTCGAAAGAACCGGACGCGGCGGCAGGCCACGCGGTCCAAACATGATCCACGAGGCAAAGAGGTGACCGAAGTCACCGAAGAAGCCTTTGCTCAGGCTCGCAAACGCATGCCCGCCACCCTGTGGAATGTGCTGATCGAACTGCTCACCGAACGCTTCGAAGCGGAACACCAGCCGTTAAATCAGTGGAAGCAGTTTCGCCTGCTGGCGCTGGATGGTTCCACCATTCGGCTGCCACAGTACAAGTCGCTGGCAAAACATTTTGGAACAGCGGGCAACGGGAAGTCTCGCACCGTGCAGGCGCGAATGGTCATGCTGCAGCTTCCGTTTGTGCGTCTTCCGTGGCGTTACGAATTGTGTCGCATCGATGAGGGCGAACGCACGATTGCTGCGCGGCTGCTTAACACAGTGCGGCGAAACGATCTGGTACTGATGGATCAGGGGTTCTGGAGTTACGGACTGTTTCATCAGATTCAGGCGGCAGGAGCGTCCTTTGCGATTCGACAGCATCCCAGCGCCAGCATGAAGACGCTGCGGAAGCTGGGGCCGAAAGAACGCATCGTTCGCTGGAAGACGCCGACCGGGCCGCGTTGGCGTCAGGAAAACCTTTCGGAATCGATCGACCTGCGCGTCATCAATTATCAGATCAAAGGCTTTGCTCCGAGCGCCGTGGTCACCAACGTGCTGGATTCGAAACGCATCAGTCGGGACGACTGGATTCGAATGGCGACCGAATCCGAACCCGGTCGACCTCTGGATCGCAGCGTTCGTCTGCGAGTCGGTCTGTACCACCGTCGCTGGGAAATCGAAACGACGTTTCACGAAATGAAAGTCCACCAGGGACTGGAGCGATCACTGCGCAGCCGCACCGCCGAATCGATTCGTTTCGAAGTGGCCGGACACGTCGTGTTGTACCTGTTGGTGCGGTGGCTGATGGTGGAAGCCGCTCAGCGTGCGGCTCCGGACGGAGACCCCTTGGGATTAAGTTTCAAACACGCACTACAGGAATTAAAAACTGCATGGCCACTGCTGCTCACCTCAACCCCGACGGCGATCGGGCATCGAATCCTGCCGAAGCTGCTCAAAGCGATCGCTTCACATGAAGTGCAATGGCGACCCGGCAGATCGTTCCCACGAAACACCAGCTCAGCCGCCAAAAAACGTAAAAAACAAGCGCCCCCAAACACCCGCAAAACAAAACAAATACAAGCTTAG
- a CDS encoding 3-deoxy-D-manno-octulosonic acid transferase codes for MKWFLNITYAALLTLLSPVILWRSLRHGRYSRGWREKLLGQLPQSSGEKPVVWFHAVSVGEVVQLTKVVNAFRDRVGDSHQIVITTSTDTGFELAATRFEGCTVTWFPLDFSWAVSSAIQRIRPDLVVLFELELWPNFLNACDAANVKTALINARMSDKSFAGYSRIQRLIRPLFQQFAIVAAQTQQYADRLQRLGTKPMVTTVTGSIKFDGVLTDRNNPATQELRRLFGIANNELVFIAGSTQAPEEQMAIDAWMSLRETSPSLRVILVPRHRERFDEVADLVKDAGLTLCRRSQVDGSDVATPDAVCLLDTIGELSACWGLADIAFVGGSFGPRGGQNMLEPAAFGAAVMFGPNTSNFRDITSRLLEINGAVRIHSDAEMASQLASLVTDEPRRIQLGQAAQQLVLQQAGALDRTIELLTQQLSVAAAPSESRAA; via the coding sequence ATGAAGTGGTTCCTTAACATCACCTACGCCGCCCTGCTGACGCTGCTGTCGCCCGTCATCCTGTGGCGAAGTTTGCGTCATGGCCGCTATAGCCGCGGCTGGCGCGAAAAGCTGTTGGGACAGTTGCCACAATCATCGGGCGAAAAACCTGTCGTCTGGTTTCACGCGGTCAGCGTGGGTGAAGTGGTCCAGCTAACCAAAGTGGTGAATGCGTTTCGCGATCGAGTCGGTGATTCGCACCAGATTGTGATCACAACGTCTACCGACACCGGCTTCGAACTCGCAGCAACGCGGTTCGAAGGTTGCACTGTCACGTGGTTTCCGCTCGATTTCTCGTGGGCCGTTTCCTCAGCCATCCAACGCATTCGCCCGGATCTGGTCGTCCTGTTCGAGCTGGAACTATGGCCCAACTTCCTAAACGCCTGCGACGCCGCAAACGTCAAGACGGCACTGATTAACGCTCGGATGAGCGACAAAAGTTTCGCGGGCTATTCACGAATTCAGCGCTTGATCCGTCCCTTGTTTCAACAGTTTGCAATCGTCGCAGCTCAGACGCAGCAATACGCTGATCGCCTGCAACGCCTTGGGACAAAGCCGATGGTCACGACGGTCACGGGCTCAATCAAGTTCGATGGCGTCCTGACCGACCGCAACAACCCGGCCACGCAGGAACTCAGAAGGCTATTCGGCATCGCCAACAACGAACTCGTCTTCATCGCCGGCAGCACTCAGGCCCCCGAAGAACAGATGGCGATTGACGCGTGGATGTCATTGCGAGAAACCTCACCCAGCTTGCGAGTAATCCTTGTGCCACGGCATCGAGAACGGTTCGATGAAGTGGCCGATTTAGTGAAGGACGCGGGCCTGACGTTGTGCCGGCGTTCCCAGGTCGACGGCAGCGACGTCGCCACACCAGACGCCGTTTGTCTGCTGGACACCATCGGCGAACTATCCGCGTGCTGGGGCTTAGCGGACATCGCTTTCGTCGGCGGCAGCTTTGGTCCTCGCGGCGGCCAAAACATGCTGGAACCGGCCGCTTTCGGAGCCGCGGTGATGTTCGGTCCCAACACCAGCAACTTTCGAGACATCACCAGCCGCCTGCTCGAAATCAACGGCGCGGTGCGAATTCATTCTGACGCAGAAATGGCATCGCAGCTGGCGTCGTTGGTGACCGACGAACCACGACGGATTCAACTGGGCCAGGCCGCTCAACAGCTTGTCCTGCAACAAGCCGGTGCACTGGATCGCACGATCGAGCTGCTGACGCAGCAACTCAGCGTCGCGGCCGCGCCGAGCGAATCGCGTGCGGCGTAG
- the secA gene encoding preprotein translocase subunit SecA, producing the protein MEVIERVGDFFTAATGKIERGITSIFGSSNENRIKKIGFVRDKHGNTTITPGSLIDRINSFEPAWQAKSDDELMQTTAMFRERLRAGETLDDLMPEAFAAVRESGRRFLQMRHYDVQMVGGWILHNGMIAEMVTGEGKTLVATLPTYLNAIAGHVHVVTVNDYLARRDMEWMGPIHMKLGLTIGAIQSEMGPQERQQHYSRDITYGTSNQFGFDYLRDNMKPTRDLQVQGPLDYAIVDEIDNILIDEARTPLIISGPAHDNLEKYPKADTVARQLRAGVDFEVKEKEHTCHLTEEGTRKAEELAGVDSFYTAGNMEWPHLIDNSLKAHHLYKKDIHYVVEHGEVIIVDENTGRKMEGRQWSDGLHQAVEAKEHLKIKEESQTLATITLQNYFKLYNKLAGMTGTAMTEAEEFYKIYNLDVMAVPTNRTMQRINFPDNIYGSDKEKWGAVVEEIKEVHQTGRPILVGTTSIETSELVANKLTKQGIKHDVLNAKQHEREAEIVAQAGRRGAVTIATNMAGRGTDIILGGNPEHAAWEELKVKYPTRLEVPKSEWDELTDQIAERDGMKAEAKEIQELGGLHVIGTERHDSRRIDLQLRGRAGRQGDPGSSRFFISLDDKLMRLFAGDFVKRVMQWAGLENGEPIVSPMVTRRVEGAQKKIEERHFDQRKNLLEYDEIMDEQRKRTYAYRQQILDGADCRELLLGMMDSQISQWVPHFLNNNYRENSLAEWASQKLHLDLDAHQFRGFDRDQLEDFLKDEAERQYEAIIYEQTEVNLPEADGDEEEVAAIKREWNWIAMSRWANQFFGLNLNDRDLQKVGRDEVPMHLLNLARGTIQRWDVKDLDTFMDPDFEYKSLCGWANHHFTLNVNVDEVKGKEDPEIEMFLKDQVRNLYDEKEVTFPVKVGLSSFLSGDGAHGEKYNREKLCRWANTRFRRDFSPEQFASMSTPQIEELLIATSRDFLLTKPDVSAVEAKLLELLPDSDIDAVRVTEEQAKAVAAWADGDIKWTVDQEKLLKMKPAEARASFLQGIEATYRPELRQTERSVLLEIVDTAWKDHLYYMGHLKQGIGFVGYAQKDPKTEYKREGRKAFNAMWDRVAEQVTQATFRIEQESPAFVGSLWRVTATEHDVAPPVDDPTDNTQTSGSEPGEGNKAIDPIINDQPKVGRNDPCPCGSGKKYKKCHGK; encoded by the coding sequence ATGGAAGTCATTGAACGAGTTGGCGATTTCTTTACGGCAGCGACAGGAAAGATCGAACGTGGAATCACGTCGATTTTCGGTTCGTCCAACGAAAACCGTATTAAGAAGATCGGCTTCGTCCGCGACAAACACGGCAACACCACAATTACGCCAGGTTCGCTGATTGACCGTATCAACAGCTTTGAGCCCGCGTGGCAGGCGAAGTCCGATGACGAATTGATGCAGACGACCGCCATGTTTCGCGAGCGGCTGCGCGCGGGCGAGACGTTGGATGACCTCATGCCGGAAGCTTTCGCCGCCGTCCGCGAATCGGGGCGTCGCTTTCTGCAGATGAGGCACTACGACGTGCAAATGGTCGGCGGCTGGATTCTGCACAACGGCATGATCGCCGAAATGGTGACCGGGGAAGGCAAAACGCTGGTCGCCACGTTGCCCACCTACCTGAACGCGATCGCGGGGCACGTGCATGTCGTTACGGTGAACGATTACCTGGCTCGCCGCGACATGGAATGGATGGGGCCGATCCACATGAAGCTGGGCCTGACGATTGGAGCCATTCAGTCAGAAATGGGGCCTCAGGAACGCCAGCAGCACTATTCGCGAGACATCACTTACGGGACCAGTAACCAGTTTGGTTTCGACTACCTGCGCGACAACATGAAGCCGACGCGGGACCTGCAGGTGCAGGGGCCTCTGGATTACGCCATCGTCGACGAAATCGACAACATCCTGATCGACGAAGCTCGAACGCCGCTGATCATTTCCGGTCCGGCTCACGACAACCTCGAAAAGTATCCCAAAGCCGACACAGTCGCTCGCCAGTTGCGCGCCGGAGTCGACTTCGAAGTCAAGGAAAAAGAACACACCTGCCACCTCACTGAAGAAGGCACGCGCAAGGCTGAAGAACTGGCCGGCGTGGATAGTTTCTATACAGCGGGCAACATGGAATGGCCGCATCTGATCGATAACTCGCTCAAGGCTCATCACCTTTACAAAAAAGACATTCACTACGTTGTCGAACATGGCGAAGTGATCATCGTTGACGAAAACACGGGCCGAAAAATGGAAGGCCGCCAGTGGAGTGACGGGCTGCACCAGGCTGTTGAAGCTAAAGAGCATCTGAAGATCAAGGAAGAATCGCAGACGCTGGCCACCATCACGTTGCAGAACTACTTCAAGCTGTACAACAAGCTGGCCGGCATGACCGGTACGGCGATGACAGAAGCGGAAGAGTTCTACAAAATCTATAACCTTGACGTGATGGCCGTGCCCACCAATCGCACGATGCAGCGCATCAACTTTCCCGACAACATCTACGGGTCGGACAAAGAAAAATGGGGCGCAGTTGTTGAAGAGATCAAAGAAGTTCATCAAACCGGCCGCCCTATTCTGGTCGGTACAACGTCGATCGAAACTTCCGAACTGGTCGCCAACAAGCTGACCAAACAGGGCATCAAGCACGACGTTCTGAATGCCAAGCAGCATGAACGCGAAGCTGAAATTGTGGCTCAGGCAGGCCGCCGCGGCGCTGTGACCATCGCGACGAACATGGCTGGTCGAGGTACCGACATTATCCTCGGCGGCAACCCGGAACACGCAGCCTGGGAAGAACTGAAGGTTAAGTACCCGACACGTCTGGAAGTTCCGAAGTCCGAATGGGACGAACTCACGGATCAGATTGCCGAACGCGACGGCATGAAGGCCGAAGCCAAAGAAATCCAGGAACTCGGCGGGCTTCACGTCATCGGGACCGAACGTCACGACTCACGCCGCATCGACCTGCAGCTTCGTGGGCGAGCGGGTCGTCAGGGCGACCCGGGCTCAAGCCGCTTCTTCATCTCACTCGATGACAAACTCATGCGTTTGTTCGCGGGCGATTTTGTGAAGCGAGTGATGCAGTGGGCCGGTCTGGAAAACGGCGAACCGATCGTCAGCCCAATGGTCACGCGGCGAGTCGAAGGGGCTCAAAAGAAGATCGAAGAACGCCACTTCGATCAGCGTAAGAACCTGCTGGAATACGACGAAATCATGGATGAGCAGCGGAAGCGAACATACGCTTACCGTCAGCAGATTCTGGATGGAGCCGACTGCCGCGAGCTGCTGCTGGGAATGATGGACAGCCAGATTTCGCAATGGGTGCCGCACTTCCTGAACAACAACTATCGCGAAAACAGCCTGGCAGAATGGGCCAGTCAGAAGCTGCATCTGGACCTCGACGCTCATCAGTTCCGAGGCTTCGATCGCGACCAGTTGGAAGACTTCCTGAAGGATGAAGCTGAACGCCAGTACGAAGCGATCATCTACGAACAGACCGAAGTCAATCTGCCGGAAGCTGATGGCGACGAAGAAGAAGTGGCCGCCATCAAACGCGAATGGAACTGGATCGCGATGTCTCGCTGGGCCAACCAGTTCTTCGGCCTGAATTTAAACGACCGAGATTTGCAAAAGGTTGGTCGCGACGAAGTGCCGATGCACCTGCTGAACCTGGCTCGCGGAACAATTCAACGCTGGGACGTGAAGGACCTTGACACCTTCATGGACCCCGATTTCGAATACAAGTCGCTGTGCGGCTGGGCCAATCATCACTTCACGCTAAACGTGAATGTGGATGAAGTGAAGGGGAAAGAAGATCCCGAAATCGAAATGTTCCTGAAGGACCAGGTACGCAATCTGTACGACGAAAAGGAAGTCACATTCCCGGTCAAAGTGGGCCTCAGCAGCTTCCTTTCCGGCGATGGGGCTCATGGCGAAAAGTACAACCGCGAAAAACTTTGCCGCTGGGCGAACACTCGGTTCCGTCGAGATTTCTCTCCGGAACAGTTTGCGTCGATGTCCACGCCGCAGATCGAAGAATTGCTGATCGCGACCAGCCGCGACTTCCTGCTGACCAAACCAGACGTGTCGGCCGTTGAAGCGAAACTGCTGGAACTGCTGCCGGATTCTGACATTGATGCGGTACGAGTCACCGAAGAACAGGCGAAGGCCGTGGCTGCGTGGGCAGACGGTGATATTAAGTGGACGGTCGATCAGGAAAAGCTGCTGAAGATGAAGCCCGCCGAAGCGCGAGCCTCTTTCCTTCAGGGTATCGAAGCAACCTACCGCCCGGAACTGCGTCAAACAGAACGCTCCGTGCTGCTGGAAATCGTCGACACAGCCTGGAAGGATCACCTGTATTACATGGGCCATCTGAAGCAGGGTATCGGCTTTGTTGGCTATGCTCAGAAGGACCCGAAAACCGAATATAAGCGAGAAGGTCGCAAGGCGTTCAACGCGATGTGGGATCGAGTGGCCGAGCAGGTGACTCAGGCGACATTCCGAATCGAACAGGAAAGCCCGGCCTTCGTTGGGTCACTGTGGCGAGTCACCGCGACTGAACACGATGTCGCACCACCGGTTGATGATCCGACCGACAACACGCAGACAAGCGGCTCCGAACCGGGTGAAGGAAACAAGGCGATCGATCCGATCATCAACGACCAACCCAAAGTCGGTCGCAACGATCCCTGTCCGTGCGGCAGCGGCAAGAAGTACAAGAAGTGTCACGGCAAATAG
- a CDS encoding MFS transporter: protein MSTLCGLYVAQGIPWGFVTVTFAAWLAKPEHGITAEQIGPILAVASLPWSFKFVWGPMMDRFTIRRFGRRRPWIVFAQSMAILVLGSLLFFDDLPSLVWTDVPDTGGSLQTLYRLVPGPLAALVLLANIFVSVQDVAVDALAVDLLREDERGVANGLMYGSSYLGSAIGGMGLGIVVARYGIRAGLLTQAAMLFAIMLLPICFRERPAASDSADNIDAPKQRLADPSAGSVDFGELPITPPIADTPTLGTPAPALDAESDVGAARESVFMNLLKAFSLRSTLLGAFVALGTKIGIGVLTAVFVDYLIKQGGWSQEDYSSIIGGWALLLGLSGAAAGGFLADRLGPKRIIFAVSLLLGSLWIGFGLVPSALAVRPLVIGLMLSQELLLGVLSVSLFTLFMSISWPRVAATQFTAYMSLMNVSTTIGSYLSSLLVVRLSIAQILMVSGVLQIVMVLPVLLIDVKQTRRVLGES from the coding sequence ATGTCGACACTGTGCGGCCTGTACGTAGCTCAGGGAATTCCCTGGGGGTTCGTCACCGTGACATTTGCCGCCTGGCTGGCCAAGCCGGAGCACGGGATCACGGCGGAACAAATCGGCCCCATTTTGGCCGTGGCGTCGCTGCCGTGGTCGTTTAAATTTGTCTGGGGACCGATGATGGACCGGTTCACCATTCGACGATTCGGCCGCCGTCGCCCGTGGATCGTGTTCGCTCAAAGCATGGCCATCCTCGTTCTGGGCAGCCTGTTATTCTTCGACGACCTGCCATCGCTGGTCTGGACGGATGTCCCGGACACTGGCGGATCTCTGCAAACGCTTTATCGACTCGTCCCCGGCCCGCTGGCTGCGTTGGTGTTGCTGGCCAACATTTTTGTGTCTGTGCAGGACGTCGCCGTCGACGCATTGGCCGTCGACCTGCTGCGGGAAGACGAACGAGGCGTCGCGAACGGTCTGATGTACGGCAGCAGCTATCTGGGCTCCGCCATCGGCGGCATGGGGCTGGGGATCGTGGTGGCTCGCTACGGCATTCGGGCCGGCCTGTTGACTCAGGCTGCCATGCTGTTTGCCATCATGCTGCTACCGATCTGTTTTCGCGAACGCCCGGCAGCAAGCGACTCAGCGGACAACATTGATGCACCGAAGCAACGGCTTGCGGATCCGTCGGCTGGCAGCGTCGATTTTGGTGAGCTTCCCATCACGCCACCGATTGCCGACACGCCGACACTCGGCACACCCGCCCCCGCACTCGACGCTGAATCGGACGTCGGTGCCGCGCGCGAATCTGTGTTCATGAATCTGCTGAAGGCTTTTAGTCTGCGATCCACGCTGTTGGGAGCATTCGTCGCGCTGGGAACGAAGATTGGCATCGGCGTGTTGACGGCCGTGTTCGTGGACTACCTGATCAAACAAGGCGGCTGGAGTCAGGAAGATTACTCCAGCATCATCGGCGGATGGGCGTTGCTGTTGGGGCTTTCCGGAGCGGCCGCCGGTGGTTTCCTCGCAGACAGACTCGGCCCCAAACGTATCATCTTCGCCGTCTCACTGTTGCTCGGCAGCCTGTGGATCGGCTTCGGACTGGTCCCGTCAGCGCTCGCTGTTCGGCCGCTGGTGATCGGACTCATGCTGAGTCAGGAACTGCTGCTGGGCGTTCTCTCGGTATCATTGTTCACACTGTTTATGAGCATCTCCTGGCCACGCGTCGCGGCGACTCAGTTCACCGCGTACATGTCACTGATGAATGTGTCGACGACAATCGGCAGCTATCTGTCCAGCCTGCTTGTGGTCCGCCTGTCGATCGCTCAAATCCTGATGGTCTCAGGCGTCCTGCAAATCGTCATGGTGCTGCCAGTGTTGCTCATCGACGTAAAACAAACTCGCCGAGTGCTGGGAGAAAGCTAA